In the genome of Halapricum salinum, one region contains:
- a CDS encoding deoxyhypusine synthase, giving the protein MSDDHEHSGDEGDEHGHQDSHRETFSHDPIGHAEARAGMTVGELADEYGKAGVGAADLHEAVDIYTEMLDDDVTTFVGLAGAMVPTGMRQIVADLIRDGHIDALVTTGANLTHDTIEAIGGKHHHGQVHAEGKTEREHDEQLRDEEVDRIYNVYLPQEYFALFESHLREEVFPVLEDEGLVSIQRLTEELGRANSEVNEREEIDEGAGIAAAAAEHDVPIYCPAVQDSVLGLQAWMYNQTSEFSLDALADMTQLTDLAYEADTAGALVIGGGVPKNYVLQTMLVSPDAYDYAVQLTMDPPQTGGLSGATLDEARSWGKLEKAARNASVYADATITLPLLVAAARERAGE; this is encoded by the coding sequence ATGAGCGACGACCACGAACACAGCGGAGACGAAGGCGACGAGCACGGCCACCAGGACTCCCACCGGGAGACGTTCAGCCACGATCCCATCGGCCACGCCGAGGCCCGCGCGGGCATGACCGTCGGCGAACTCGCCGACGAGTACGGCAAGGCCGGCGTCGGTGCCGCCGATTTACACGAGGCCGTCGACATCTATACCGAGATGCTCGACGACGACGTGACGACTTTCGTCGGACTGGCGGGTGCGATGGTTCCCACGGGTATGCGACAGATCGTCGCCGACCTGATCCGGGACGGCCACATCGACGCGCTCGTGACGACGGGCGCGAACCTCACCCACGACACCATTGAGGCCATCGGCGGCAAGCACCACCACGGTCAGGTCCATGCCGAGGGCAAGACCGAACGCGAGCACGACGAGCAGTTGCGCGACGAGGAGGTCGACCGGATCTACAACGTCTATCTCCCCCAGGAGTACTTCGCACTGTTCGAGAGCCACCTCCGCGAGGAAGTCTTTCCCGTGCTGGAAGACGAAGGTCTGGTCTCGATCCAGCGTCTCACCGAGGAACTCGGACGAGCCAACAGCGAGGTCAACGAGCGCGAAGAGATCGACGAAGGCGCAGGGATCGCCGCCGCGGCCGCCGAGCACGACGTCCCGATCTACTGTCCCGCCGTCCAGGATTCCGTTCTCGGCTTGCAGGCCTGGATGTACAACCAGACCTCCGAATTCTCGCTGGACGCGCTGGCTGATATGACGCAGTTGACCGATCTCGCCTACGAGGCTGACACTGCGGGCGCACTCGTCATCGGTGGTGGCGTCCCGAAGAACTACGTCCTCCAGACGATGCTGGTCTCGCCAGACGCCTACGACTACGCCGTCCAGCTCACGATGGACCCGCCCCAGACTGGCGGCCTGTCGGGCGCGACCCTGGACGAGGCTCGGTCGTGGGGCAAACTCGAAAAGGCCGCCCGGAACGCCTCGGTCTACGCCGACGCGACGATCACGCTGCCGCTGCTGGTCGCCGCCGCTCGCGAACGGGCTGGCGAGTAG
- the pdxS gene encoding pyridoxal 5'-phosphate synthase lyase subunit PdxS — translation MSEDLEDLKRGTELVKRGFAKMQKGGVIMDVVDPEQARIAEDVGAVAVMNLEAVPADIRKRGGVSRMADPSSLQAVIDEVSIPVMGKARIGHIKEAQILEAAGADMVDESEVLTPADDRYHIDKRDFTAPFVCGARNLGEALRRIDEGAAMIRTKGEAGTGDVNQAVHHQRNIKGAIRKLEGMSHEEREKWAREHEAPAELVHETADMGRLPVVNFAAGGIATPADAALMMHHGCDGIFVGSGIFGAEDPRAMGTAIVEAVNNWDDPEKLVEISSNIGAGMKGDANVDLPEEEKMQGRGV, via the coding sequence ATGTCCGAAGATCTCGAAGACCTGAAGCGCGGGACCGAACTGGTCAAGCGCGGCTTCGCGAAGATGCAGAAAGGCGGCGTCATCATGGACGTCGTCGACCCCGAACAGGCCCGGATCGCCGAAGACGTCGGCGCGGTCGCAGTCATGAACCTCGAAGCTGTCCCGGCCGACATCCGCAAGCGCGGTGGTGTTTCCCGGATGGCCGATCCCTCGTCGCTCCAGGCCGTCATCGACGAAGTCTCGATCCCGGTGATGGGCAAGGCCCGTATCGGTCATATCAAAGAGGCCCAGATCCTCGAAGCGGCCGGTGCGGACATGGTCGACGAGAGCGAGGTCCTCACACCGGCCGACGACCGGTATCACATCGACAAGCGCGACTTCACCGCACCGTTCGTCTGCGGCGCACGCAACCTCGGCGAAGCCCTTCGACGCATCGACGAGGGTGCGGCGATGATCCGCACCAAGGGCGAGGCCGGTACCGGCGACGTCAACCAGGCCGTCCACCACCAGCGCAACATCAAGGGCGCGATCCGCAAGCTCGAAGGCATGTCCCACGAGGAGCGCGAGAAGTGGGCCCGCGAGCACGAAGCGCCCGCCGAACTGGTCCACGAGACCGCCGACATGGGCCGGCTCCCGGTCGTCAACTTCGCGGCCGGCGGCATCGCGACGCCTGCCGACGCCGCGCTGATGATGCACCACGGCTGTGACGGTATCTTCGTCGGCTCGGGCATCTTCGGCGCGGAGGACCCCCGCGCGATGGGGACCGCGATCGTCGAGGCCGTCAACAACTGGGACGACCCCGAAAAGCTCGTGGAGATCTCCTCGAATATCGGCGCTGGCATGAAAGGTGACGCCAACGTCGACCTGCCTGAAGAAGAGAAGATGCAGGGTCGCGGCGTCTAG